Proteins from a single region of Limibacter armeniacum:
- a CDS encoding glycoside hydrolase family 2 TIM barrel-domain containing protein, with protein MRLSKGFSQLPALILLMGWGIFSSCEKPQELQPSVTSSFNEGWEFVKDGAKDWVKVTVPHTPKVEPLVVNDQWQGACTYRKVFTLKKAENEKVWIEFEGVMSNATVFLNGQKLTNHKGGYLPFVVDISDQLTDGENELKVNVLNVDDPTIPPGKALDVLDFNTFGGIYRDVNLIRKQKLYITHPVAADKPAGGGLLVHFDKVSKTVAEGILKVHVKNEFDEEQTVQAIARLTDKEGKETIFQTEEKAMAAGSDQEFLLQLEVQNPKLWNLQDPQLYELQVELVSNGQQVDIEKERIGIRKIRLTSEGLFLNDERIFVTGTNRHQEYPYVGYAISENSNWRDAVKIKNAGFDFVRLSHYPQDESFMEACDELGLILMDAIPGWQFFAEGQFSENAIRDIRDMVRRDRNHPSVFFWEVSLNESPMTPEFMEKANNVLKEELPFEDTYSAGWMDHPSYDLFIPARQHSKPPHYWNNYKDGQRNVFISEYGDWEYYAQNAGFNQTAFEGLKEEERTSRQLRGAGEKRLLQQALNYQEASNSNLRGKVLGTIGMSNWLMFDYNRGYANDIESSGISDIFRIPKFAHDFYKSQRPADQKVHHGMVEQGPMVSIASHWNQESETTVRVFSNCEEVALYLNGALVEKKKPTVNAMSDQLQAPPFEFDLQEFKAGELEAKGYINGEVVATDVVTTAGEVANLAVSIDYSGIPLSNEKQDLVFVYAKAVDSNGNYNAEFEGEVKFELEGKGMLIGQNPVKAEAGIASILYRSVPNDTTFQIKATSYELEATSK; from the coding sequence ATGAGATTATCAAAAGGGTTTAGCCAGTTACCTGCGCTTATACTGCTTATGGGATGGGGTATTTTTTCCTCCTGCGAAAAGCCTCAGGAGCTACAGCCATCTGTAACTTCTAGCTTTAATGAGGGCTGGGAGTTTGTGAAGGATGGCGCAAAGGACTGGGTAAAAGTGACAGTTCCCCATACACCTAAGGTCGAGCCGTTGGTGGTAAATGACCAATGGCAGGGTGCGTGTACTTACAGGAAAGTCTTCACGCTTAAAAAAGCTGAAAATGAAAAGGTGTGGATTGAGTTTGAGGGGGTGATGAGTAATGCGACCGTTTTTTTGAATGGACAGAAACTGACAAACCATAAAGGAGGTTACCTTCCCTTTGTTGTTGATATTTCAGATCAACTGACAGATGGGGAGAATGAATTGAAGGTCAATGTACTCAATGTAGACGATCCGACCATTCCTCCAGGAAAAGCCTTGGACGTATTGGATTTCAATACCTTTGGCGGCATTTATCGAGATGTAAACCTAATCAGAAAACAGAAACTCTATATTACGCACCCTGTAGCTGCGGATAAACCGGCAGGTGGGGGATTGCTGGTACATTTTGATAAAGTCAGCAAGACAGTAGCAGAAGGAATATTAAAGGTCCATGTGAAAAATGAGTTTGATGAGGAGCAAACTGTTCAAGCCATTGCCAGACTGACAGATAAGGAAGGAAAGGAGACTATATTCCAAACGGAAGAAAAGGCTATGGCAGCAGGAAGTGATCAGGAGTTTTTGCTTCAATTGGAGGTTCAGAACCCGAAGTTGTGGAACCTGCAAGACCCTCAACTGTATGAGTTGCAAGTGGAATTGGTAAGCAATGGTCAGCAAGTGGATATTGAAAAAGAGCGAATTGGTATCCGAAAAATCAGGTTGACAAGTGAAGGGCTTTTCCTGAATGATGAAAGAATCTTTGTAACGGGAACAAATCGTCATCAGGAGTATCCTTATGTTGGTTATGCGATATCTGAAAACTCGAATTGGCGTGATGCTGTCAAAATCAAAAATGCAGGTTTTGACTTTGTGCGCTTATCCCATTATCCGCAGGATGAGTCTTTTATGGAAGCTTGTGATGAGTTGGGCCTAATCCTGATGGATGCTATACCGGGTTGGCAGTTTTTTGCAGAAGGGCAGTTTTCTGAAAATGCTATTCGAGATATACGTGATATGGTACGCAGGGATCGCAACCATCCTTCTGTATTTTTTTGGGAAGTATCACTAAACGAATCTCCGATGACGCCAGAGTTTATGGAAAAAGCTAACAACGTACTGAAGGAAGAATTGCCTTTTGAGGATACCTACAGTGCTGGTTGGATGGATCACCCTTCATATGACCTGTTTATTCCGGCGAGACAACACAGCAAACCACCTCACTATTGGAATAACTATAAGGATGGGCAACGAAATGTGTTTATTTCCGAATATGGAGATTGGGAGTATTATGCACAAAATGCAGGTTTTAACCAAACTGCCTTTGAAGGGTTGAAAGAAGAGGAAAGAACGAGCCGACAGTTGCGAGGAGCAGGAGAAAAAAGGCTTTTGCAACAGGCGCTGAACTATCAGGAAGCTTCAAACTCTAACTTGAGGGGGAAGGTATTGGGTACCATTGGCATGTCTAACTGGCTGATGTTTGATTACAACCGTGGCTATGCCAATGACATTGAGTCATCAGGGATAAGTGATATTTTCCGTATTCCGAAGTTTGCCCACGATTTTTATAAGAGCCAACGACCTGCTGACCAGAAAGTGCATCACGGAATGGTGGAGCAAGGCCCAATGGTCAGCATTGCAAGCCATTGGAATCAGGAAAGTGAAACAACCGTAAGGGTATTTAGCAATTGTGAGGAAGTGGCACTGTACCTGAATGGAGCACTAGTTGAAAAGAAAAAACCTACTGTAAATGCGATGAGCGACCAACTGCAGGCGCCACCTTTCGAATTTGACCTACAGGAATTCAAAGCTGGAGAATTGGAGGCAAAAGGATATATCAATGGGGAGGTTGTAGCAACAGATGTGGTGACGACAGCAGGTGAGGTAGCAAACCTAGCAGTAAGTATAGACTATTCCGGAATTCCACTGTCAAATGAAAAACAGGACCTTGTCTTTGTTTATGCCAAAGCTGTTGACAGCAATGGGAATTACAATGCCGAATTTGAGGGAGAAGTCAAGTTTGAGTTGGAAGGAAAAGGAATGTTGATTGGTCAAAATCCCGTCAAAGCTGAAGCAGGAATTGCGAGTATTCTTTATCGTTCTGTACCAAATGATACAAC
- a CDS encoding RagB/SusD family nutrient uptake outer membrane protein, with amino-acid sequence MKKIIILFLSIQLLLAGCTNDFDPVLHGNLNPENFPSTEEDFTLYTLEVYKPFGSKWGYSVPGGWQGNFHSYEYGHIFMFDGPSDLISVYENGWGAFFEAVTRGDFEYFLSQGKDTSHLPKMRFVTRITMIIDSLEKADIDEATKLQLLAEAKLARAWVMYYLLHLYGPVPVILDASLVGTEAEWDVTRPSRETFVAAIESDLQFASDAANGLPDTAWTGDNYGRFTRGFAMTLLMRLYMNERDFVKAEQVGSAITSLGYGLVTEGENPYKSLFELKTQRNSELIFSITVDAESTGDEATGNINAWTYYCYPGDFPGEYQGGGWSSPHGVFMADWDFYDSFDSADKRKEMLVGSYDGTWGETRDRTNMNGAVIVKYPEDVNNPGGFQGNDIVIARYSDVLLMLAEAINENSGPTAEAIALVNQVRNRAGLEDLTAAETTDKATFNDAILRERSWELFFEGVRKMDLIRHGKWESSLQANGKQNAHQLLPIPLFGLDMGIQQNDGY; translated from the coding sequence ATGAAAAAGATTATCATATTATTTCTATCGATACAGTTGCTATTGGCAGGCTGTACCAATGATTTTGACCCTGTACTGCATGGCAACCTGAATCCGGAGAACTTCCCAAGTACCGAAGAGGATTTTACACTATATACACTTGAAGTTTACAAGCCATTTGGCTCTAAGTGGGGATACAGTGTGCCGGGTGGATGGCAAGGAAATTTCCACTCTTATGAATACGGACACATCTTTATGTTTGACGGTCCGTCGGACTTGATATCGGTTTATGAAAACGGATGGGGAGCGTTCTTTGAAGCAGTAACAAGAGGTGATTTCGAATACTTCTTGTCACAAGGAAAAGATACGAGTCATTTACCCAAGATGCGTTTCGTAACACGGATCACGATGATTATTGACAGCTTGGAAAAAGCAGATATTGATGAGGCAACAAAGTTACAACTTCTGGCAGAAGCCAAATTGGCAAGAGCTTGGGTAATGTATTATTTGTTGCACCTCTATGGTCCGGTACCAGTTATATTGGATGCGTCACTTGTGGGAACTGAAGCAGAATGGGATGTTACACGACCAAGTAGAGAGACATTCGTAGCCGCTATTGAGTCTGATTTACAGTTTGCTTCGGATGCAGCTAATGGTTTGCCAGATACAGCTTGGACAGGAGATAATTATGGCAGGTTTACGAGAGGTTTTGCCATGACCCTGCTGATGAGGCTTTATATGAACGAAAGAGATTTTGTGAAGGCAGAGCAAGTAGGCAGTGCTATCACGTCTTTGGGATATGGCTTGGTTACTGAAGGAGAGAATCCATATAAAAGCTTGTTTGAACTTAAAACACAGCGTAATTCCGAGCTGATCTTCTCCATTACAGTTGATGCTGAGTCTACAGGAGATGAAGCTACTGGCAATATCAACGCATGGACTTATTACTGCTATCCGGGTGACTTCCCTGGAGAGTATCAAGGAGGAGGCTGGAGTAGTCCTCATGGTGTGTTTATGGCTGACTGGGACTTCTATGACTCATTTGATTCGGCAGATAAAAGAAAGGAAATGCTGGTAGGTAGTTATGATGGTACTTGGGGAGAAACTAGAGACAGAACCAATATGAATGGGGCTGTAATTGTAAAATACCCAGAGGATGTAAATAACCCAGGAGGATTTCAGGGCAATGACATTGTGATCGCACGATATTCAGATGTACTCCTGATGTTGGCAGAAGCAATCAACGAAAACAGTGGACCTACAGCTGAAGCAATTGCTTTGGTAAATCAGGTAAGAAACAGGGCAGGGCTTGAAGACCTTACAGCAGCGGAAACGACTGACAAGGCAACATTCAATGATGCCATTTTGAGAGAAAGAAGCTGGGAACTGTTTTTTGAGGGTGTTAGAAAAATGGACCTGATCCGACATGGCAAGTGGGAATCTTCCCTTCAGGCAAATGGCAAACAGAATGCACATCAGTTACTGCCAATTCCATTATTCGGATTGGATATGGGCATTCAGCAGAATGATGGTTACTAG
- a CDS encoding SusC/RagA family TonB-linked outer membrane protein, with protein MKHITHKLKTITGFIVLLTFLGITELSAQEIKLSGSIKDQSTGEPLIGAAVMIKGENAGTITNLDGQYELMIKSDKGILVVSYIGYIKKEVSINGRSVIDLALEPDMQQLDEIIVVGYGTTKKEDLTTSVSSVKTDDIPAAANASASSLLMGRAAGLQTTLASSEPGGQINLSIRGGGAPLIVVDGVIMPLDGLEPANGNYGFNGVNRGGLGGINPNDIESIEVLKDASASIYGVNAANGVILITTKSGKAGKLKVSYSGSRSVVENANYLNPLSAKEYKQYYNQLSYDQYLIQNGMGPFGAGTAGNFEMPYSESDIAATGAGTDWLGEVLQTGHIDNHSLNVNGGSENAVYYFSGNYFNQEGTVKNSGMTRYNGKMNMLFNLTERLRLNTSLNASRNLYSNSMTGVQQSGAGSQDYGAVQAALAYPATVSVRDEAGNYSKFGVIGNPVSLLDITDETKATSLLSNISLEYDIIKDKLTGKVLYGNNYEISEREFFIPSTTFYAQLNTARGALSQQKRENHTIEGILTYDDQLTEDISLNVVAGAGQYFTYSSGFGLQYADTHDAIGNSNAGAASGQKLISSNKWEEQRRSFFVRSNLSFYDRYLVSLSYRYDGVDKFFPDKKYAGFPSASLAWKVSNESFLRDVEFINLLKVRASYGVLGNKDALGTAAYGAYAPDVSSVAFNGTNTVFPYVLEGINWPNLTWEKTKVKNFGIDFELAKGKVSGSVDIYQKDITDLLRTIPAPPLSFMSEVPVNGGHQVNRGFEVMLNTVNVRNENFEWNTQVNLSSYNIKWKSFAEGEVLASYVQENDYVNAIYYYETDGLIQVGDDVPAHQPERASQPGSPLFVDQNGDGVIDVNDVQVVSPYPDMYIGLGNTFRYKSFDLSVFAYGKAGNMRRNYSYSWINPISFLGNVQNSTDLMGEVWTTSNQGGTLPGVAYDEASMGLPVETDVNLVDASFIRVRNITLGYNFKPDAIKGVNSLRVYADVQNPFLFSSYRGIDPETNDGGAGIKGSPGSYPMVRTYSIGLNANF; from the coding sequence ATGAAACACATTACACACAAACTTAAAACAATAACTGGATTTATTGTTTTGCTGACTTTTTTGGGCATAACGGAATTAAGTGCCCAAGAGATAAAACTCTCTGGTTCCATTAAGGACCAGTCAACAGGTGAGCCTTTGATCGGGGCTGCTGTGATGATAAAAGGTGAGAATGCTGGAACCATCACAAACTTGGATGGTCAATATGAGCTGATGATAAAATCTGATAAGGGAATACTGGTGGTTTCTTATATCGGTTATATCAAGAAAGAAGTGTCTATTAATGGCAGAAGTGTCATTGATCTGGCTCTAGAACCTGATATGCAACAGCTGGATGAGATCATTGTAGTTGGATATGGTACAACCAAAAAGGAAGACCTGACTACATCTGTATCCTCTGTAAAAACGGATGATATTCCGGCAGCTGCCAATGCCTCAGCATCCTCTTTACTGATGGGGCGTGCAGCAGGTTTGCAGACAACTTTGGCAAGCTCAGAGCCAGGTGGACAAATTAACTTATCGATTCGTGGTGGTGGTGCTCCGCTAATTGTAGTGGATGGCGTTATCATGCCTTTAGATGGATTGGAGCCAGCCAATGGTAATTATGGATTCAATGGTGTAAACCGTGGAGGTCTTGGAGGTATCAACCCGAATGATATTGAGTCAATTGAGGTGTTGAAAGATGCCAGTGCTTCAATTTACGGTGTCAATGCAGCAAATGGTGTGATCCTGATTACAACCAAAAGTGGTAAGGCTGGGAAGTTGAAGGTGAGTTACAGTGGTAGCCGTTCGGTTGTGGAAAATGCCAATTACCTGAACCCACTTTCGGCAAAGGAATACAAGCAGTATTACAACCAGCTTTCTTATGACCAATACCTAATTCAGAATGGTATGGGGCCGTTTGGTGCTGGAACCGCAGGAAACTTTGAGATGCCTTATTCAGAAAGCGATATTGCAGCGACAGGAGCAGGAACAGACTGGTTGGGAGAAGTACTTCAGACAGGGCATATTGATAACCACTCCTTGAATGTGAATGGTGGTTCAGAGAATGCTGTTTACTATTTCTCAGGAAATTACTTCAATCAGGAGGGAACGGTGAAAAACTCAGGTATGACCCGTTATAATGGCAAGATGAACATGCTTTTTAACTTGACGGAACGCTTGAGGTTGAATACAAGTCTGAATGCCAGCCGAAACCTTTATAGCAACTCGATGACAGGGGTACAACAAAGTGGAGCCGGTTCTCAGGATTATGGTGCAGTGCAGGCAGCACTTGCTTATCCGGCAACGGTTTCAGTAAGGGATGAGGCTGGAAACTATTCCAAGTTTGGAGTGATTGGTAACCCAGTAAGTTTGCTGGATATCACTGATGAGACGAAGGCTACTTCATTATTAAGCAATATTTCATTGGAGTATGATATCATTAAGGATAAACTGACAGGTAAGGTCTTGTACGGTAACAACTATGAGATCTCAGAGCGTGAGTTTTTTATTCCTTCAACAACATTCTATGCTCAGCTGAATACTGCAAGAGGTGCACTCTCTCAGCAGAAAAGAGAAAACCATACGATAGAAGGTATTCTGACTTATGATGATCAGTTAACGGAAGACATTAGCCTGAATGTAGTGGCAGGAGCAGGTCAGTATTTTACATATTCTAGCGGATTTGGACTGCAGTACGCTGATACGCATGATGCAATCGGCAATTCAAATGCTGGTGCTGCATCAGGACAGAAGCTGATTTCTTCAAATAAGTGGGAAGAGCAAAGAAGATCATTCTTTGTGAGAAGTAACCTGAGCTTCTACGACAGGTATCTGGTCTCTCTTTCTTACCGATATGATGGGGTAGACAAGTTCTTCCCGGACAAGAAATATGCTGGTTTCCCTTCAGCATCATTGGCTTGGAAGGTTTCCAATGAGTCATTCCTGAGAGATGTGGAGTTTATCAACCTTCTGAAAGTTCGTGCCAGTTATGGTGTATTGGGTAATAAGGATGCTCTTGGAACTGCAGCTTACGGTGCTTATGCACCTGATGTGTCTTCTGTAGCATTCAATGGGACCAACACGGTATTCCCTTACGTATTGGAAGGCATCAACTGGCCTAACCTGACTTGGGAAAAGACAAAGGTAAAGAACTTCGGTATTGACTTCGAGTTGGCAAAAGGAAAGGTGAGCGGTTCTGTGGATATTTACCAAAAGGATATCACAGACCTGTTGAGAACAATTCCAGCACCACCACTTTCTTTTATGTCTGAGGTTCCTGTGAATGGTGGACATCAGGTAAACAGGGGGTTTGAGGTTATGCTCAATACAGTCAATGTCAGGAATGAGAATTTTGAATGGAATACACAAGTAAACCTCTCAAGCTATAACATTAAATGGAAGTCATTTGCAGAGGGAGAAGTATTGGCTTCATATGTACAGGAAAATGACTATGTGAATGCAATCTATTACTACGAGACAGATGGTCTGATTCAGGTGGGGGACGATGTGCCGGCACACCAGCCTGAGAGAGCGAGCCAGCCGGGATCACCATTGTTTGTAGACCAGAATGGAGATGGAGTGATAGATGTCAATGATGTTCAGGTCGTTTCTCCATATCCTGATATGTATATCGGTTTGGGCAACACTTTCAGATACAAAAGCTTTGACCTATCTGTATTTGCCTATGGTAAAGCAGGTAATATGCGCCGAAACTATAGTTATTCATGGATCAATCCGATTTCATTCTTGGGTAATGTTCAGAACAGCACTGATCTGATGGGTGAAGTTTGGACGACATCCAATCAGGGAGGAACACTGCCAGGTGTCGCCTATGACGAAGCAAGTATGGGATTGCCTGTAGAAACGGATGTCAACTTGGTGGATGCATCATTCATTAGAGTTAGAAACATCACGTTGGGTTACAACTTTAAGCCAGATGCCATTAAGGGAGTTAACTCACTGAGAGTATATGCAGATGTGCAAAACCCTTTCCTATTCAGCAGTTACAGGGGTATTGACCCTGAAACCAATGATGGTGGAGCAGGCATTAAAGGTAGCCCAGGTAGCTATCCAATGGTAAGAACCTATTCAATCGGACTGAACGCTAACTTCTAG
- a CDS encoding hybrid sensor histidine kinase/response regulator transcription factor: protein MRFYFYLLFLLFAFCRNGYAYYLTENINKKAGLSNGSIHEIIQDAQGFIWIGTKNGLNRYDGLNFKIYNKQNSLLNGSDISSLLIDHKGTIWVGTIDGGLHLYNQEKDQFSTIYNKELPQFSSNIEIHDLHEDQKGTLWIGTNVGLFAYDTSADSLIQVQCSLQADTKQDSNIQTITSDANHNVWIGTNAGNLFKYDMVKGNCQQVDIPAVPEHALNRILHLTFYDEHHLLIATRGAGLLVMDIANQQLTPLLPELLSNSAIVVQSLMVDSQKNIWIGTDGKGVIQAAFDSQNNTLTVLLSSDKESHDIAGDAIYSIFEDRDHNIWVGTAWNGISVLEANKEEISLLDGNRFNMESLPTLSINQFGKSMWIGTDGKGLLHYNTQTNQYKLFNHDNQKLDAKYVQCISEMGNGNLLIGSFSNGLIVIHPVKGQVKKYTHLPNTENTLSHNDVRNIVADSLGNYWITTWGGGLNYFNPKKGSFITYKHNPQDSLSLSNDNTISISRSKNGKLWISTFGGGINLFDPIQQTFKHFQNKEDDPNSISSNNVVSILEDKRGQVWIGTWGHGVNRLNPATQAIERFENVKLLQGKSIMSITEDKHGNIWFGTKEGILKYDRKSDSFLSHPKLDGEYHINSVFKSPNGTLLFGGLNGIISFNPDNISFDFTPPAVRLTDFKLFNKSVPVGEDSPLKKSILYAKNIVLEYNQSVVTFEFTSLGFPATSDCEYAIKLKNFDKDWRYIGKDRTATYTNLSPGDYEFQVKAQTKEGKFGNKYTAVGLTVLKPYWATWYAYLFYAAVIVMLLALFRRYTLRIEKIKSQLQIERVTREKEQELHDIKQRFFTNISHEIRTPITLILGSINRLNEGDLTRKEQSLNILQKNSQYLLNLVNALLDFRKLESQEVILKYSNADMVHFTKDIFDSFLGLAEEKNIHFHFVTDQAELPVWFDNKEMEKVIYNLLDNAFKYTDDGGDITVEISHDQTYATIKVIDSGKGIPTKKLQHIFKRFYQLPDTESGKGFGIGLSIVQDVVALHHGKVKVENREGQGSIFSIKLLLGNSHIPMEQRSDLPDSKPITTPTNVSLSEMEDRTVMLVEDNAEIRAYVEEILAPYFKLITAADGQEALDSMKENLPDLIISDVMMPVMDGMELTKNIKSNIKTSHIPVILLTAKDADIYKQEGFEEGADAYVTKPFDESLLKARIKSLLHNRELIAEKYRNELLIKPAELPINSPDQQFLKDITQILETNIAEGNLTIDFFIKEMGMSHSVIYKKLKALTGMSFVEFARDFRLKRAAQLITQHKMNITEACYQVGFSDRRYFSQVFKQKFGMTPSEYKKTNSVTEEGH, encoded by the coding sequence ATGAGATTCTATTTTTATCTACTTTTTCTATTATTCGCTTTTTGCCGTAACGGATATGCCTACTACCTGACTGAAAATATCAACAAGAAAGCAGGACTATCCAATGGCAGTATTCATGAGATTATTCAGGATGCACAAGGCTTTATATGGATAGGTACCAAAAACGGCTTAAACCGTTATGATGGTCTGAACTTTAAGATATACAACAAACAGAACAGCCTGCTCAATGGAAGTGATATCTCTAGTTTATTAATAGACCATAAAGGTACTATTTGGGTCGGCACCATTGATGGAGGACTTCATCTGTACAATCAGGAAAAAGACCAATTCAGTACGATCTATAACAAAGAGCTTCCCCAATTCTCTTCCAATATTGAAATTCATGACCTCCATGAAGACCAAAAGGGAACGCTTTGGATTGGAACCAATGTGGGACTGTTTGCCTATGATACATCAGCAGACAGCTTAATACAGGTACAATGCAGCTTACAGGCTGACACAAAACAGGATAGCAATATTCAGACTATCACAAGTGACGCCAACCATAACGTCTGGATTGGCACAAATGCTGGCAACCTATTCAAATACGATATGGTAAAAGGTAACTGCCAGCAGGTGGATATTCCTGCGGTGCCAGAACATGCTCTAAACCGTATTCTTCACCTCACCTTTTATGATGAGCACCATTTACTAATTGCCACAAGAGGTGCCGGTTTGTTGGTGATGGATATTGCTAATCAGCAACTGACACCATTACTGCCCGAATTACTAAGCAATTCGGCTATTGTCGTTCAAAGTCTAATGGTTGACAGCCAAAAAAACATATGGATTGGAACTGATGGAAAAGGCGTCATACAAGCAGCTTTTGACTCACAAAATAATACATTAACAGTATTACTGAGTAGCGATAAGGAAAGCCATGACATAGCCGGAGATGCTATCTACAGCATATTTGAAGATAGGGATCACAATATTTGGGTGGGTACAGCATGGAATGGGATCAGTGTATTGGAAGCCAACAAGGAAGAAATTTCCTTACTGGATGGAAACCGTTTCAATATGGAAAGTCTGCCAACACTTTCCATTAATCAATTTGGCAAATCCATGTGGATTGGTACTGACGGAAAGGGTTTGCTCCATTACAACACCCAGACAAACCAATACAAACTCTTCAACCATGATAACCAGAAATTGGATGCCAAATATGTGCAATGCATCTCCGAAATGGGAAATGGTAACTTACTGATTGGTTCCTTCTCCAATGGGCTGATTGTTATACACCCTGTAAAAGGGCAAGTCAAAAAATATACACATCTACCTAATACTGAAAATACCCTCTCCCATAATGATGTGCGAAACATTGTAGCAGACAGTTTGGGTAATTATTGGATTACCACTTGGGGTGGAGGTTTAAATTACTTTAACCCTAAAAAAGGCTCTTTTATAACATATAAGCACAACCCTCAGGATAGCCTAAGCCTTAGTAACGACAATACTATCTCTATCTCTCGATCCAAAAATGGAAAGCTTTGGATCTCTACTTTTGGTGGTGGTATCAACCTATTTGATCCGATACAACAAACATTCAAACACTTCCAAAACAAGGAAGACGACCCAAACTCTATCAGCTCCAACAATGTCGTTTCTATACTTGAAGACAAAAGGGGGCAGGTTTGGATCGGTACATGGGGACATGGCGTCAACCGCCTGAACCCAGCTACCCAAGCAATAGAAAGGTTTGAAAATGTAAAGTTACTCCAAGGTAAATCCATTATGTCCATCACTGAAGATAAGCATGGAAATATATGGTTTGGCACCAAGGAAGGTATCCTAAAATATGATAGAAAGTCTGACTCATTCTTGAGCCATCCCAAACTTGATGGAGAGTACCATATCAATTCGGTTTTTAAATCGCCAAATGGAACGCTGCTTTTTGGTGGACTGAATGGCATTATCAGTTTTAATCCAGACAATATATCATTTGACTTTACACCTCCTGCGGTAAGGTTGACAGACTTTAAGCTTTTCAATAAGTCTGTACCTGTTGGGGAAGATTCACCGCTAAAGAAATCGATTCTGTATGCAAAGAATATCGTACTGGAATATAACCAAAGCGTAGTCACTTTTGAGTTTACTTCATTAGGGTTTCCTGCTACGAGTGATTGCGAATATGCCATCAAACTCAAGAATTTTGATAAGGACTGGCGATATATCGGTAAGGACAGAACAGCGACTTACACCAACCTCTCACCTGGAGACTATGAGTTTCAGGTAAAGGCTCAAACAAAAGAAGGAAAGTTTGGAAATAAATATACCGCTGTGGGCTTGACTGTACTTAAGCCCTATTGGGCTACATGGTATGCATACCTTTTTTATGCAGCTGTAATCGTTATGTTATTGGCTCTTTTCAGACGCTACACCCTTAGAATTGAAAAAATCAAAAGCCAGTTACAAATAGAACGGGTTACAAGAGAGAAGGAGCAGGAACTCCATGACATCAAGCAACGGTTCTTCACCAATATCTCACATGAGATCAGAACGCCAATTACCCTGATTCTAGGTTCAATCAACCGACTGAATGAAGGGGACTTAACAAGAAAAGAACAGTCATTGAATATTTTGCAAAAGAATAGTCAATACCTGCTTAACCTTGTCAATGCATTGCTTGATTTCAGAAAACTGGAATCTCAGGAAGTAATCCTTAAATACAGCAATGCGGATATGGTGCATTTTACGAAAGACATTTTTGATTCGTTTTTAGGACTTGCTGAAGAGAAAAATATCCATTTTCACTTTGTTACTGATCAAGCAGAATTACCTGTATGGTTTGACAACAAGGAGATGGAGAAAGTAATCTATAACCTATTGGACAATGCCTTTAAGTACACCGACGATGGAGGTGATATCACAGTAGAAATTTCCCATGATCAAACATATGCGACAATAAAGGTGATTGACTCCGGAAAGGGCATTCCCACCAAAAAGCTACAGCATATCTTCAAGCGGTTCTATCAATTGCCGGACACAGAGTCAGGAAAAGGCTTTGGAATAGGGCTTTCAATCGTTCAGGATGTTGTTGCACTTCACCACGGAAAAGTAAAGGTTGAAAACCGTGAGGGACAAGGAAGTATCTTTTCAATCAAGTTGCTGTTGGGTAATTCTCATATTCCAATGGAGCAACGTTCGGATCTTCCTGATTCAAAGCCAATCACCACACCAACCAATGTTAGCCTCTCAGAAATGGAAGACAGGACAGTTATGTTGGTCGAAGACAATGCTGAAATCAGGGCTTATGTTGAAGAGATTCTGGCTCCTTATTTTAAGCTTATAACCGCTGCCGATGGTCAGGAAGCCCTTGACAGCATGAAAGAGAACCTCCCTGACCTCATTATCAGCGACGTGATGATGCCTGTGATGGATGGTATGGAACTGACTAAAAACATCAAAAGCAATATAAAGACCAGTCATATTCCAGTCATTTTGCTTACTGCCAAAGATGCTGATATTTACAAACAGGAAGGTTTTGAAGAAGGTGCTGATGCGTATGTAACCAAACCATTTGACGAGTCACTGCTCAAAGCCCGTATAAAAAGCCTGCTGCATAACCGTGAGCTCATTGCAGAAAAATATAGAAATGAATTGCTGATCAAACCGGCTGAGTTGCCAATCAACTCACCTGACCAGCAGTTTCTCAAAGACATTACCCAAATTCTGGAAACCAATATTGCTGAAGGCAACCTGACCATTGATTTCTTTATCAAGGAGATGGGGATGAGCCATTCGGTTATTTACAAAAAACTGAAAGCCCTGACAGGAATGTCATTTGTGGAGTTTGCAAGAGATTTCAGACTGAAACGCGCAGCTCAACTTATTACACAACATAAGATGAATATTACTGAAGCCTGCTATCAGGTAGGTTTCTCGGACAGGCGATACTTCAGTCAGGTATTCAAGCAGAAGTTTGGCATGACTCCTTCCGAGTACAAAAAAACAAACAGTGTAACCGAAGAAGGTCATTGA